The Pseudomonadota bacterium genome has a segment encoding these proteins:
- a CDS encoding sugar transferase, with amino-acid sequence MKRIFDCITAIFLLCFLTIPILIIALAIKITSKGPVLHWSDRVGVRNLIFKMPKFRTMRKNAPIVATHLLKNPDAYLTPVGSFLRKFSLDELPQLWSVLKGNMSLVGPRPALYNQDDLIILRTNKEIHKLVPGITGWAQINGRDDIPIPLKVELDEYYMKHQSFLFDLKILYLTFLKAIKAEGVKH; translated from the coding sequence ATGAAACGCATATTTGATTGTATTACGGCTATTTTCTTGTTATGTTTTTTGACCATCCCCATCTTGATTATTGCATTAGCAATTAAAATAACCTCTAAGGGCCCGGTTTTACATTGGTCAGACAGGGTTGGTGTTCGCAACCTGATATTCAAAATGCCTAAATTTCGCACAATGCGCAAAAATGCCCCCATTGTTGCTACGCACCTTTTAAAAAATCCCGATGCTTATTTAACACCTGTTGGATCCTTCTTACGTAAGTTTAGCTTGGATGAACTGCCTCAATTGTGGAGTGTTTTAAAGGGCAATATGAGCCTTGTTGGCCCAAGGCCGGCTCTATATAATCAGGATGATTTAATTATCCTGAGAACAAATAAGGAGATACATAAACTTGTTCCCGGAATTACCGGTTGGGCACAAATCAACGGTAGAGATGATATCCCGATCCCCTTAAAGGTTGAATTAGATGAGTACTATATGAAACATCAATCTTTTTTATTTGATCTTAAGATACTATATCTGACTTTTTTAAAAGCAATAAAGGCAGAGGGGGTTAAACATTAA